CGGGGCCCGGCCCGGCGCCACGGTCCGGACCGGCGGTAGCCACCGTCGAGGTGCCACCGAGCTGGCGCAACTGGTCGGGTGGGCTGTGCTTCCAGCCCGCCGGGATCGCCCGTCCCGACTCGGTCGACCAGCTGTGCCGGATCGTCCGGCAGACGGCCGCGCGCGGTGGCTGCGTGCGTCCGGTCGGTGCCGGGCACTCGTCCGCGCCGCTGGTGCGGACCGACGATCTGCTGCTGTCGGTGGACCGGCTCCCGTCCGGGGTGCTCGGCACACCAGCCGACGGGCAGGCCTGGGTCGGCGCGGGCACCCGGTTGCACGAACTGGGGGACCTGCTGCGTCGGCATGGTCTGGCCATGCCCAATCTCGGTGACGTGGACACCCAGGCGATCGCCGGCGCGATCGGCACCGGTACCCACGGCAGCGGCCGGGGCCTGTCGAACCTGTCCGCGATGGTGACCGGGGTGCGGTTGGTGACCGCCGCCGGTCAGGTGATCGAGATCGACGGGGAGCGGGAACCCGATGTGTTGCGGGCCGTTCAACTGTCGCTGGGCGTCCTCGGTGTGCTCACGGCGGTACGGACCCGGGTGGTGCCGGCGTTCCAGGCCCGCCGCCGGGAGTGGGGGCTGCCGACCGACGAGTGCCTGGCGGTCTTCGACGCCCTGCTGGACGCCAACCGCAACGTCGACTTCTACTGGTATCCGCGCCGTGACGACGCGCACCTGCGGACGGTGAACCCGGTGGACGACGATCCGGGACCGGCGCGGTTGCCGGCGACCGACTGCACCGAGGACCGGGTCGGCTGGAGCGGGTCGGCGCTGACCAAGCGCCGGTCGTTGCGGTTCCACGAGATCGAGTACGCGGTGCCGGCCGCCGCCGGGCCGGCCTGTTTCCAGGAACTGCGGCACCGGATCCGGATCCGGCATCGTCAGCACGCCGCGTGGCGGGTGCTCTACCGGTACGTGGCCGCCGACCATGCCTACCTCAGCCCGGCGTACGGACGCGACAGTGTCACCATCTCGGTGCACCAGAACGAGACGTCGCCGTACCAGGAGTTCTTCGCCGACGTCGAACCGATCTTCCACGCGTACGG
The sequence above is a segment of the Solwaraspora sp. WMMD406 genome. Coding sequences within it:
- a CDS encoding D-arabinono-1,4-lactone oxidase; its protein translation is MSRDDTPPAPTPPTGTGPGSLGTAAAAGPGPAPRSGPAVATVEVPPSWRNWSGGLCFQPAGIARPDSVDQLCRIVRQTAARGGCVRPVGAGHSSAPLVRTDDLLLSVDRLPSGVLGTPADGQAWVGAGTRLHELGDLLRRHGLAMPNLGDVDTQAIAGAIGTGTHGSGRGLSNLSAMVTGVRLVTAAGQVIEIDGEREPDVLRAVQLSLGVLGVLTAVRTRVVPAFQARRREWGLPTDECLAVFDALLDANRNVDFYWYPRRDDAHLRTVNPVDDDPGPARLPATDCTEDRVGWSGSALTKRRSLRFHEIEYAVPAAAGPACFQELRHRIRIRHRQHAAWRVLYRYVAADHAYLSPAYGRDSVTISVHQNETSPYQEFFADVEPIFHAYGGRPHWAKIHHLEGRDLLSRYPEADRFLTVRHRLDPDGVFLSDYLRRLLAL